A genomic segment from Nicotiana sylvestris chromosome 1, ASM39365v2, whole genome shotgun sequence encodes:
- the LOC104249808 gene encoding iron-sulfur assembly protein IscA-like 2, mitochondrial, producing the protein MASSSSSLIRRIVPFFTTRIRQNYRLLNSSASSALSQPQVEALDSVLMTESCVRRMKELQAGEHKEKMLRLSVEAGGCSGFQYEFSLDDKTNSDDRIFERDGVKLVVDNVSYDFVKGATVDYVEELIRSAFQVSTNPSAVGGCSCKSSFMVKQ; encoded by the exons ATGGCATCGTCGTCCAGTTCTCTGATTCGTCGAATTGTTCCTTTTTTCACAACTCGGATTCGCCAAAATTACCGCCTTTTGAATTCATCTGCTTCTTCTGCTCTATCCCAACCCCAAGTCGAAGCTCTCGATTCCGTCTTAATGACCGAGAGCTGCGTTCGT aggatgaaagagttgcaaGCTGGCGAACATAAAGAGAAGATGCTTCGTTTGAGTGTTGAAGCTGGTGGTTGTTCGGGGTTTCAGTATGAATTCTCTCTAGATGATAAGACCAATTCTGATGACAG AATATTTGAGCGCGACGGAGTTAAATTGGTCGTGGATAATGTATCATATGATTTCGTCAAAGGTGCAACTGTTGATTATGTTGAGGAGCTGATTCGCTCTGCTTTTCAG GTGTCTACCAATCCTAGTGCAGTGGGTGGGTGCAGTTGTAAAAGTTCATTTATGGTGAAGCAGTAA